The Lycium barbarum isolate Lr01 chromosome 9, ASM1917538v2, whole genome shotgun sequence genome has a segment encoding these proteins:
- the LOC132611729 gene encoding uncharacterized protein LOC132611729, with amino-acid sequence MCSIDGFLHMEAENMQKRKSKRNTISCHEYYCYKLQIRNDENIILHSGRLFQQYAIDEWIKIESQRLDFASLNQDLFRIDMLRHGEREASQKGRNRYLPHSFTGGPRDMRRRYMDAIALVRHFGKPDIFFTMTCNPTWPEIKANILQTDENSKKRGLPHAHFLIILDEKYKLLTPEAYDKYVCAELPDPDTNPELYALVTKHMIHGPCGALNPASMCTRKKGYYKCKYPKEFAEQTSKGKNSYPIYKRRNTGKSVQIREHLIDNSWVVPYNPSLLCIFSCHINVEICSDIKVIKYIYKYICKGHDKIAFNVHSNDTNIEIDEIKEYQSARWVSPPEATWRIFAFHISEMIPSVYHLQVHLEGQQFVSFKSADKITRILNNPTIGKTMLTEFFLMNAEDEDAKNLNLLYREYPEYFVCSTDKTWSRCKQGKVIGRVVTCHPTEGERYYLRLLLMNVRGPKSYEDLRTINRILYNTFRKSAEKRGFLLCDNKLIECMSEAISYRTSYSLRHLFATLLIYCNPTNPRELWEKFEKPTII; translated from the exons ATGTGTTCAATAGATGGTTTTCTTCATATGGAAGCTGAAAacatgcaaaaaagaaaaagcaaaagaaataCCATTTCTTGCCATGAGTATTATTGCTACAAACTACAAATAAGAAATGATGAAAATATAATTTTGCATTCTGGAAGATTATTTCAACAATATGCAATAGATGAATGGATTAAAATTGAAAGCCAGCGATTAGATTTCGCTTCACTTAATCAAGATTTGTTTAGAATAGATATGTTACGTCATGGCGAAAGAGAAGCTTCGCAAAAGGGTAGAAATAGATATCTTCCCCACAGCTTTACAGGAGGACCACGAGACATGCGTCGTCGATATATGGATGCTATTGCATTGGTGCGACATTTTGGAAAACCTGATATATTTTTTACTATGACATGTAATCCTACATGGCCTGAAATAAAAGCTAATATCCTACAAACAGATGAA AATTCCAAAAAAAGGGGACTTCCACATGCTCATTTTCTCATTATATTAGATGAAAAATACAAGTTATTGACTCCTGAAGCATACGACAAATATGTTTGTGCTGAATTACCAGATCCTGATACCAACCCTGAATTATATGCACTTGTTACAAAACATATGATTCACGGTCCTTGTGGTGCATTAAATCCAGCAAGTATGTGTACTAGAAAGAAAGGGTACTACAAGTGTAAGTATCCAAAAGAGTTTGCTGAACAAACAAGCAAGGGAAAAAATTCATATCCAATTTATAAAAGACGAAATACCGGAAAGAGTGTACAAATTAGAGAACATCTAATTGATAATTCATGGGTTGTTCCTTATAATCCATCTTTACTTTGTATATTTAGCTGTCATATAAATGTAGAGATTTGTTCAGATATAAAAGTTATTAAATACATTTATAAGTACATCTGCAAAGGACATGATAAAATTGCGTTTAATGTACATTCAAATGATACAAATATAGAAATTGATGAAATAAAAGAATATCAATCTGCTAGATGGGTATCGCCACCAGAAGCTACATGGCGTATATTTGCTTTTCATATCAGTGAAATGATTCCAAGTGTATATCACCTTCAAGTacatttagaaggacaacaatttGTTTCCTTCAAAAGTGCTGATAAAATTACTAGAATTCTAAATAATCCTACGATCGGAAAAACAATGTTGACAGAATTCTTCTTGATGAATGCTGAAGATGAAGATGCTAAAAACCTTAATTTACTATATCGAGAATATCCAGAATACTTTGTGTGTTCAACAGATAAAACATGGTCCCGTTGCAAGCAAGGAAAAGTTATTGGTCGTGTTGTAACATGTCATCCAACAGAAGGAGAAAGATATTATCTTAGACTTCTACTAATGAATGTTAGAGGACCAAAATCTTATGAAGATTTGAGAACTATAAATAGAATATTATACAATACATTTCGAAAATCAGCTGAAAAAAGAGGATTCTTACTTTGCGATAACAAATTGATAGAATGTATGTCTGAAGCTATAAGCTATCGAACGTCATACAGTCTGAGGCATTTATTTGCTACATTATTAATTTATTGCAATCCTACTAATCCAAGAGAATTGTGGGAAAAATTTGAGAAACCAACCATTATCTGA
- the LOC132610767 gene encoding uncharacterized protein LOC132610767 encodes MAVKSTIKSITPKTEDWICKIQVVDKYPPRDKKDKSGKYQLMVLQDEEENQIQAIIWNVDIMQFDKYFKPFQTYLVLVAQVKELNPAYTNPFNKYIWTIDRNTIVEPIEKVIPPDNPLSPPT; translated from the exons ATGGCTGTTAAATCTACTATCAAGTCAATCACTCCAAAAACTGAGGATTGGATATGCAAAATTCAAGTAGTAGATAAATATCCTCCCAGAGACAAGAAAGACAAAAGTGGAAAATACCAACTGATGGTTTTGCAAGACGAAGAG GAAAATCAAATTCAAGCCATCATTTGGAATGTTGATATAATGCAGTTTGACAAGTATTTCAAACCATTCCAAACATACCTGGTGTTAGTTGCACAAGTAAAAGAACTGAATCCTGCATATACTAATCCATTCAACAAATACATTTGGACAATTGACAGAAATACTATTGTTGAACCAATTGAAAAAGTCATTCCTCCAGATAATCCACTATCACCGCCAACATGA